In Nematostella vectensis chromosome 11, jaNemVect1.1, whole genome shotgun sequence, a genomic segment contains:
- the LOC116613539 gene encoding uncharacterized protein LOC116613539 isoform X1, whose amino-acid sequence MHHGIFRRKNRKTEEEPQKKKKARKEIEEIDQNQNGSEELAACKSELEKAKEEIEKAWALYDKEKDCLEKINWQMTETSDRLQDVTQESSSSSIKSKSAQELETENRRAHSSWLSPSKTKDLMEKESPRAIPRPM is encoded by the exons aTGCATCACGGAATTTTTAGAcgaaaaaacagaaaaacagaAGAAGAAccccaaaaaaagaaaaaagcaagaaaagaaatagaagAAATAGAT CAAAATCAGAATGGTAGTGAAGAACTGGCTGCATGTAAATCTGAACTGGAGAAAGCGAAGGAGGAGATCGAGAAGGCCTGGGCATTATACGACAAAGAGAAAGATTGCCTGGAGAAAATCAACTGGCAAATGACAG AGACAAGCGACAGACTTCAAGATGTAACTCAGGAGTCCAGTTCATCATCAATCAAGTCCAAATCCGCACAGGAGCTTGAGACGGAAAACCGGCGCGCGCATTCCAGTTGGCTATCTCCTTCCAAGACCAAGGACTTAATGGAAAAGGAGTCCCCACGAGCAATTCCAAGACCAATGTGA
- the LOC116613539 gene encoding uncharacterized protein LOC116613539 isoform X2 — MVMMMMQNQNGSEELAACKSELEKAKEEIEKAWALYDKEKDCLEKINWQMTETSDRLQDVTQESSSSSIKSKSAQELETENRRAHSSWLSPSKTKDLMEKESPRAIPRPM; from the exons atggtgatgatgatgatg CAAAATCAGAATGGTAGTGAAGAACTGGCTGCATGTAAATCTGAACTGGAGAAAGCGAAGGAGGAGATCGAGAAGGCCTGGGCATTATACGACAAAGAGAAAGATTGCCTGGAGAAAATCAACTGGCAAATGACAG AGACAAGCGACAGACTTCAAGATGTAACTCAGGAGTCCAGTTCATCATCAATCAAGTCCAAATCCGCACAGGAGCTTGAGACGGAAAACCGGCGCGCGCATTCCAGTTGGCTATCTCCTTCCAAGACCAAGGACTTAATGGAAAAGGAGTCCCCACGAGCAATTCCAAGACCAATGTGA